The following coding sequences are from one Clostridia bacterium window:
- a CDS encoding SNF2-related protein, producing the protein MTNYTPHQKRYFAEQLTLSRPAREIEALASSMSGVRVDLNPHQVEAALFALRSPISNGALLADEVGLGKTIEAGLVLAQFWAERKQRILLILPASLRIQWKTELEEKFSIPCVIIERPKRRRGAPPPANPFLQATHDKKVAICSYEFAAASRDCISSILWDLVIIDEAHRLRNIYKKTGNARARSIKQALGGRKKLLLTATPLQNNLKEMYGLATIIDEHIFGDAAVFAATPIPDLRLRLRNFCVRTLRRDVSETGYIKFTRRQVITRPYTPGDTEQQLYDRMSEYLQRDHIRALPDNGRQLVTMVIRKLLASSSAAISKTLQSLINKLEALREGYDDNLEADLSEDFEAYGEYSEEYNDEDETDDEAFNAGRQRDRQEIIREQELLRSIKALADSISHDAKGDDLLTALQAGFTLAEESVMQVDGKKGARKAVIFTESTRTQQYVLGLLNEGGYEGQVVLLNGSNNDEISKRIYAEWKERHKDDGLITPSKAANMKAAIVEEFRDRATILIGTEAAAEGINLQFCNMVVNYDLPWNPQRVEQRIGRCHRYGQRYDVVVVNFVNQNNAADRRVYELLESKFRLFEGVFGSSDEVLGALERGIDFERAVYDIVQNCRGEETINRAFDALQQQYADIIEEQRAQTIQQVMEFFDEDVTAKLRDCETRTRASLAQFDRWKYDLFAAHGATRVNDRDWTFDYQGKRYIPSWENAKAGDAGVFLESESPIYTELRDAAAALATPTVRIRFNHSTLPLAEQRGFFRNGNAGLTGAVSVDKLTYNYGKENEKEEHLLISVVTDSGVEIDDDLFGQMMEIPAEVIGTAAAPDDRLDERKAILQARKCAEIDEANKESLVLRLGELEAWRNDCEDALSREINDLRSQIKLKQGQMTANVGSLTFQQIVDLQEEINKLNEVIVQKQRQMLKSKDEIKKSAADLQAEAIRQLNGKATLESIMTFSFEIA; encoded by the coding sequence GTGACTAATTACACACCGCACCAAAAACGGTACTTCGCCGAACAACTAACACTATCGCGCCCCGCGCGTGAAATAGAAGCCCTCGCCTCATCTATGTCAGGCGTTAGGGTAGACCTGAACCCACACCAAGTAGAGGCGGCTCTTTTCGCTTTGCGCTCGCCTATCTCCAACGGCGCATTGCTCGCCGACGAGGTCGGGCTTGGCAAGACGATAGAGGCGGGTCTCGTCCTTGCACAGTTTTGGGCTGAACGCAAACAGCGAATCCTGCTGATCCTGCCCGCGTCCCTCCGTATCCAGTGGAAGACGGAACTGGAGGAGAAGTTCAGCATCCCCTGCGTCATCATTGAACGCCCGAAACGTCGCAGAGGCGCACCACCTCCGGCAAACCCTTTCCTACAAGCCACCCACGATAAGAAAGTGGCGATTTGCTCCTATGAGTTTGCCGCCGCAAGCAGGGACTGCATATCAAGCATCCTTTGGGATTTGGTAATCATCGACGAAGCACACCGGCTTCGCAACATATATAAGAAGACTGGCAACGCCCGCGCCAGGAGCATCAAGCAGGCTTTGGGTGGCAGAAAGAAGCTGCTGCTGACGGCTACACCGCTCCAAAACAACCTCAAAGAGATGTACGGCTTGGCCACTATCATCGACGAGCATATTTTCGGAGATGCCGCTGTGTTTGCGGCAACGCCGATACCTGACCTTCGCTTACGGCTTCGGAACTTTTGCGTTCGCACTCTGCGCCGAGACGTGTCCGAAACAGGCTACATCAAGTTCACCCGCAGACAGGTTATTACCCGCCCCTATACGCCGGGAGACACAGAGCAGCAACTCTACGACCGCATGTCGGAATACTTGCAACGTGATCATATTCGCGCTTTGCCGGATAACGGGCGCCAGCTTGTCACAATGGTTATCCGTAAACTTCTCGCCTCGTCATCGGCAGCGATTTCCAAGACCCTGCAATCGCTGATTAACAAGCTGGAAGCGTTACGGGAAGGCTACGACGATAATTTGGAAGCCGATCTCTCCGAAGACTTTGAAGCCTATGGCGAATACAGCGAAGAGTACAATGACGAGGATGAGACTGACGACGAAGCCTTTAATGCGGGCAGACAGCGTGACAGGCAGGAAATCATAAGGGAACAGGAACTGCTGCGGAGCATTAAAGCTCTTGCGGACAGCATCAGCCATGATGCCAAAGGCGACGATCTCCTGACTGCACTTCAAGCTGGCTTTACGCTTGCCGAGGAAAGCGTTATGCAGGTAGATGGCAAGAAGGGCGCCCGCAAAGCCGTCATCTTCACCGAAAGTACCCGTACCCAGCAATATGTGCTTGGGCTATTGAATGAGGGTGGGTACGAGGGGCAAGTCGTTCTTTTAAATGGCTCCAATAACGATGAAATATCCAAGCGCATATATGCTGAATGGAAAGAGCGTCATAAGGATGATGGATTGATAACCCCGTCCAAAGCCGCCAACATGAAAGCGGCCATCGTGGAGGAGTTCCGCGACCGTGCTACCATCCTTATCGGGACGGAAGCCGCTGCCGAAGGTATCAACCTGCAGTTCTGTAATATGGTCGTAAACTACGACCTGCCGTGGAATCCCCAGCGCGTGGAGCAGCGCATCGGTCGATGCCATCGGTACGGGCAGAGATATGATGTGGTTGTGGTCAACTTTGTGAACCAGAACAATGCCGCCGACAGGCGTGTATATGAACTGCTTGAAAGCAAGTTCAGGCTGTTTGAAGGCGTGTTCGGATCATCCGATGAGGTGTTGGGTGCGTTGGAGCGCGGCATTGACTTTGAGCGAGCCGTTTACGACATTGTGCAGAATTGCCGTGGAGAGGAAACGATAAACAGGGCGTTTGATGCTTTGCAACAGCAGTACGCCGATATCATCGAAGAGCAGAGAGCTCAGACCATTCAGCAGGTTATGGAGTTCTTTGACGAAGACGTTACTGCCAAACTGCGAGACTGCGAAACCAGAACCCGCGCCAGCCTTGCCCAGTTTGACCGCTGGAAGTATGACCTCTTTGCCGCCCATGGCGCGACACGGGTCAATGACAGGGATTGGACTTTCGACTATCAGGGCAAGCGCTACATACCGTCCTGGGAGAACGCCAAGGCAGGCGACGCAGGCGTGTTCCTTGAATCGGAATCACCGATATACACAGAATTGCGTGATGCAGCTGCTGCCCTTGCCACACCGACAGTACGGATACGCTTCAATCATTCCACCCTGCCATTGGCGGAACAGAGAGGATTCTTTAGGAATGGCAACGCCGGGCTTACCGGTGCCGTATCGGTAGACAAGCTGACCTATAATTACGGTAAGGAAAACGAAAAGGAAGAGCACCTCCTTATCAGCGTGGTCACAGACAGCGGCGTGGAAATTGACGACGACTTATTTGGGCAGATGATGGAAATACCCGCAGAGGTTATTGGCACAGCTGCTGCGCCTGATGACCGTCTCGATGAGCGCAAAGCGATACTGCAAGCTCGTAAGTGCGCCGAGATTGACGAAGCCAATAAAGAAAGCCTGGTTCTGCGGTTGGGTGAGCTGGAGGCTTGGCGTAATGACTGCGAGGATGCTCTCAGCCGTGAGATAAATGACCTGCGGAGCCAAATCAAGCTGAAACAAGGTCAGATGACCGCTAACGTCGGTTCGCTCACGTTCCAGCAGATTGTTGACTTGCAGGAAGAGATAAATAAACTGAACGAGGTTATTGTGCAGAAACAGCGGCAAATGTTGAAAAGCAAAGACGAAATAAAGAAGAGCGCCGCTGACCTGCAAGCCGAAGCCATACGCCAGTTAAACGGCAAGGCAACGCTCGAAAGCATAATGACATTCTCGTTCGAGATAGCATAG
- a CDS encoding helix-turn-helix transcriptional regulator: protein MAISYKKLWKLLIDRDLKKKDLRQMAGISASSITKLGKDENVNTEILQRICKALDCDISDIMEMRP, encoded by the coding sequence GCTATAAGAAACTGTGGAAACTCCTGATCGACAGGGATTTGAAAAAGAAAGACCTGCGTCAGATGGCAGGTATAAGCGCCTCATCAATCACGAAGCTCGGAAAGGACGAGAACGTGAACACTGAAATATTGCAACGGATATGCAAGGCGCTTGACTGCGACATCTCCGACATAATGGAGATGCGTCCATGA